From Triticum aestivum cultivar Chinese Spring chromosome 4A, IWGSC CS RefSeq v2.1, whole genome shotgun sequence, a single genomic window includes:
- the LOC123081928 gene encoding peroxidase P7, giving the protein MASRSSFSVACAVAVMAFAILATASNAQPLDPHFYDKLCPAALPAIRKVVEEAVAVEPRMGASLLRLHFHDCFVNGCDGSILLDDTPFFTGEKKAAPNVNSVRGFDVIDRIKDAVNAACRGNVVSCADVVAVAARDSVVALGGPSYDVLLGRRDARGASQAAANNSIPAPTFDLDRLVSNFASHGLTVQDLVVLSGGHTLGFSRCTNFRDRLYNETATLDASLAAQLRGPCPLAGGDDNLAPLDPTPARFDGGYYGSLLRSRGLLHSDQQLFAGGLGPTDALVRFYGADPEAFRRDFAEAMVRMGGLSPLTGSSGEIRANCRKVNYY; this is encoded by the exons ATGGCTTCCCGCAGCAGCTTCTCTGTGGCGTGTGCTGTCGCAGTGATGGCGTTTGCCATTTTGGCCACGGCGAGCAATGCGCAGCCGCTGGACCCTCATTTCTACGACAAGTTGTGCCCGGCGGCGCTCCCCGCCATCAGGAAGGTCGTTGAGGAGGCCGTAGCGGTGGAGCCGCGCATGGGTGCCTCGCTCCTGCGCCTgcacttccacgactgcttcgtcaaC GGGTGTGATGGGTCCATCCTGCTTGACGACACGCCCTTCTTCACAGGCGAGAAGAAGGCCGCGCCCAACGTGAACTCCGTTCGCGGCTTCGACGTGATCGATCGCATCAAGGACGCCGTCAACGCCGCGTGCAGGGGAAACGTGGTGTCCTGCGCCGACGTCGTGGCCGTCGCAGCACGTGACTCTGTCGTCGCG CTGGGAGGGCCGTCGTACGACGTGCTTCTGGGCCGGAGGGACGCGCGGGGGGCGAGCCAGGCGGCGGCGAACAACAGCATCCCGGCGCCGACCTTCGACCTCGACCGCCTCGTCTCCAACTTCGCCTCGCACGGCCTCACTGTGCAGGACCTGGTCGTGCTCTCCGGCGGCCACACGCTGGGCTTCTCCCGCTGCACCAACTTCCGCGACCGCCTGTACAACGAGACAGCCACACTGGACGCCTCCCTCGCCGCGCAGCTCAGGGGCCCCTGCCCGCTCGccggcggcgacgacaacctcgCGCCGCTTGACCCGACGCCAGCGCGGTTCGACGGCGGGTACTACGGCTCGTTGCTGCGCAGCAGGGGGCTGCTGCACTCGGACCAGCAGCTGTTCGCTGGCGGTCTCGGCCCCACGGACGCGCTCGTTAGGTTCTATGGCGCCGACCCGGAGGCGTTCAGGAGGGACTTCGCGGAGGCCATGGTGAGGATGGGCGGCCTCAGCCCGCTCACCGGGAGCAGCGGCGAGATTCGCGCTAACTGCAGGAAAGTGAACTACTACTAG